From the genome of Mycobacterium dioxanotrophicus, one region includes:
- a CDS encoding phenylacetate--CoA ligase family protein: MDRAAYERLRAAHLSAVHAALDDHVERLAWSADRLRRHRDQALRSLLGYARERSPFYAERLRGLDLDALTAADLSSVPILTKAEAQADWDAIVTTPDLNRVGAERILREQAWFSYTSGDQQVFSSGGSSGVRGVYVWDWQFFITTACLAWRIQARDERRQGPVPNARLAVLTAGLPPHASTPLFDVPTAPGMQTVVIEAGAPFDEVLAAVERHAPTHLVGYASVIGRLARAALAGDLHIRPVRVSTNSEPLRPADRDAIVDAWHAPLHDLWGSTEIGVQAVGCAQGSGLHVCEDEVILESVHGRTLATCLSNRTFPFIRYDLGDEITMTSEPCACGMASARVADITGRRDDDFVYGPQVVPASAFRHILGTDSRIVEYQVVQTEDGADILVVAHAGVEDLSPAVANAMQRFGVTSPAVRIRAVEKLERSAGSGKLRRFVPLRTPQSAI; the protein is encoded by the coding sequence ATGGACCGGGCCGCTTACGAACGCCTTCGCGCCGCACATCTCAGCGCCGTCCACGCAGCACTCGACGATCACGTGGAGCGCCTCGCCTGGTCGGCCGATCGGCTCCGCCGCCACCGCGACCAGGCGTTGCGATCGCTTCTCGGGTACGCGCGGGAACGCTCGCCGTTCTACGCCGAGAGGCTGCGGGGGCTCGACCTCGATGCGCTGACCGCCGCCGACCTGTCGTCGGTCCCCATCCTGACGAAGGCCGAGGCACAAGCCGACTGGGATGCAATCGTCACCACGCCAGATCTCAATCGTGTTGGAGCAGAACGCATTTTGCGTGAACAGGCCTGGTTCTCCTACACCTCTGGTGACCAGCAGGTGTTCAGTTCTGGCGGGTCAAGCGGCGTACGCGGAGTGTACGTCTGGGACTGGCAGTTCTTCATCACCACCGCATGCCTTGCCTGGCGTATTCAGGCCCGTGACGAGCGCCGACAAGGACCGGTGCCGAACGCGCGACTGGCGGTGCTCACCGCAGGGCTGCCACCTCATGCCAGCACCCCGCTGTTCGACGTGCCAACCGCTCCGGGCATGCAGACCGTCGTCATCGAAGCCGGTGCACCGTTCGACGAGGTACTCGCCGCCGTCGAACGGCACGCGCCGACTCACCTGGTGGGGTACGCCAGCGTCATCGGCCGGCTGGCGCGCGCCGCGCTGGCGGGTGACCTGCACATCCGTCCTGTGCGGGTGAGCACCAATTCCGAGCCGTTGCGGCCCGCGGACCGCGACGCCATCGTCGATGCCTGGCACGCTCCCCTGCACGATCTTTGGGGCTCAACGGAAATCGGTGTGCAGGCCGTCGGCTGCGCGCAAGGATCCGGTCTGCACGTGTGCGAGGACGAGGTCATCCTCGAGTCGGTGCACGGACGGACGCTCGCGACCTGCCTGTCCAACCGGACGTTTCCCTTCATCCGCTACGACCTGGGCGACGAGATCACGATGACGTCCGAGCCGTGCGCGTGCGGCATGGCGTCCGCGCGGGTCGCCGACATCACCGGTCGGCGCGACGACGACTTCGTGTACGGCCCACAGGTGGTGCCGGCCAGCGCCTTTCGGCACATCCTCGGCACCGACTCCCGCATCGTCGAATACCAGGTGGTGCAGACCGAGGACGGCGCCGACATCCTCGTGGTGGCGCATGCCGGCGTGGAGGACCTGTCCCCCGCGGTAGCCAATGCGATGCAGCGCTTTGGCGTCACTTCACCGGCTGTCCGGATACGCGCGGTCGAGAAGCTCGAGCGCAGCGCAGGCAGCGGCAAGCTCAGGCGCTTCGTGCCCTTGCGGACGCCTCAATCTGCGATCTGA
- a CDS encoding MarR family winged helix-turn-helix transcriptional regulator, protein MGREVHHVDEVREVRWLSSQELTAWQSFTLLVARLPAALEQQLQRDFGLSVVEYHVLAGLADAPDRQIRMSVLATLAGSELSRMSHLVKRLEKRGFVRREPDPTDGRYTLAILTDQGESYLAAAAPGHVEEVRRMVLDVLTDADVAALGAISATLNARLDELAPGRST, encoded by the coding sequence ATGGGTCGTGAAGTGCACCACGTGGATGAGGTGCGGGAGGTGCGCTGGCTGAGCAGTCAGGAGTTGACGGCTTGGCAGTCGTTCACACTGCTTGTTGCCCGCTTGCCAGCCGCGCTCGAACAGCAGTTGCAGCGCGACTTCGGCCTCAGTGTCGTGGAGTACCACGTGCTCGCAGGCCTCGCCGACGCGCCGGACCGCCAGATCCGAATGTCGGTACTGGCGACACTGGCCGGTTCCGAGCTGTCACGGATGTCGCACCTGGTAAAGCGCCTGGAGAAGCGCGGTTTCGTGCGTCGCGAGCCCGATCCGACTGATGGTCGTTACACGCTGGCCATTCTTACCGACCAGGGAGAGAGCTACCTGGCGGCGGCAGCTCCCGGGCACGTGGAGGAGGTGCGCCGGATGGTCCTCGATGTGCTCACCGACGCGGATGTAGCTGCGCTGGGCGCCATCTCCGCCACGCTCAACGCGCGTCTGGACGAGCTCGCTCCGGGTCGCAGCACGTGA
- a CDS encoding YceI family protein — protein MTIHVPSQGVYRIDPVASGIDFRAKHQFGTGTVRGSFALTGGAVVVADPHEGSTAHASADARSFLSGNKIRDRKVKSKAFLDAETYPEISFASTSFRQTDDVWRLGGILTARGVAAAANFTIESLELEAEDIVVSATAKIDRYAHGITAARGMAGRHLWLTVNVRARRQD, from the coding sequence ATGACCATCCACGTTCCCAGCCAGGGTGTCTACCGTATCGACCCCGTCGCTTCCGGAATCGACTTCCGGGCCAAACATCAATTCGGGACCGGCACCGTCCGCGGCAGTTTCGCACTGACCGGAGGTGCGGTTGTCGTGGCCGATCCGCACGAAGGCTCCACCGCGCATGCTTCAGCGGATGCACGTAGCTTCTTGTCAGGCAACAAAATCCGCGACCGGAAGGTGAAGTCCAAGGCGTTCCTCGATGCCGAGACGTACCCGGAGATTTCCTTCGCGTCCACATCCTTCCGGCAGACCGACGACGTCTGGCGCCTGGGAGGGATTCTCACGGCACGCGGTGTTGCCGCTGCTGCCAACTTCACTATCGAATCCCTCGAGCTCGAAGCGGAAGACATCGTCGTCTCGGCGACAGCGAAAATCGACCGATACGCCCACGGCATCACCGCCGCAAGAGGTATGGCCGGCCGCCACCTCTGGCTGACCGTCAACGTCCGCGCCAGGCGTCAGGACTGA
- a CDS encoding carboxylesterase family protein: MTSSLASTRVVQTDGGPLTVIETDQLLIARGVRYGRAARFRAPAAVEPWAQPIDATRPGTYCPQAPSFIKHMMGDVLKGLEANEDSLVLSVHAPRDASWLPVMVYFHGGAYVTGTGESIRYRPTSLAIEGNVVVVNVSYRVGIFGYLTPTREGSETNLGLRDQMLALQWVARNIASFGGDPQNVTIFGQSAGGDSVASLLVSEPVRGLFRRAILQSAPLGMRKGRDAMHRGVRAAADEALRSRPADLSAAELLEVQQIAAQVGRRYGWSGGMPFGFHYGEYPLPTESGEAAVIAQHAPDVDIFLFHTRDDALPLVQIDPAFSRFMKLGPLGKVIINGVSKIATALIFDLPSRRMAKAWRAAGGTAGHYRFDWKPDHTDFGAPHCMELPFLFGSDDDWADAPMLGEYAGNANARLPIGRQLRAAWAQFAHDGTMPAETSYLRRLS; encoded by the coding sequence ATGACCTCTTCACTCGCGTCCACTCGGGTCGTCCAGACCGATGGCGGTCCGCTGACTGTCATCGAGACAGACCAACTCCTCATTGCGCGTGGTGTCCGCTATGGCAGGGCCGCCCGCTTCCGCGCGCCCGCTGCCGTCGAGCCCTGGGCCCAACCGATCGACGCCACGCGTCCGGGTACCTACTGCCCACAGGCACCCAGTTTCATCAAGCACATGATGGGCGACGTATTGAAGGGCCTTGAGGCGAACGAGGATTCGTTGGTGCTCAGCGTGCACGCGCCACGTGACGCGTCCTGGTTGCCGGTCATGGTCTATTTCCACGGCGGTGCCTACGTGACCGGAACCGGCGAATCGATCAGGTACCGGCCCACCAGCCTTGCGATCGAAGGCAACGTCGTCGTGGTGAACGTGAGTTACCGGGTCGGCATCTTCGGTTATCTCACTCCGACCCGCGAAGGCTCTGAGACGAATCTCGGGCTTCGAGACCAGATGCTTGCGCTGCAGTGGGTCGCGCGAAACATCGCGTCATTCGGCGGTGATCCGCAGAATGTGACCATCTTCGGGCAGTCGGCAGGAGGGGATTCGGTGGCTTCGCTTCTGGTCAGCGAGCCGGTTCGAGGACTCTTCCGACGCGCGATATTGCAGAGCGCGCCACTGGGAATGCGCAAGGGGCGCGACGCGATGCACCGCGGGGTCCGAGCCGCCGCGGACGAAGCGCTGCGATCACGCCCCGCGGACCTCTCCGCCGCAGAGTTGCTCGAAGTGCAGCAGATCGCCGCGCAGGTGGGGCGACGGTATGGCTGGTCGGGTGGAATGCCCTTCGGGTTTCACTACGGTGAATACCCGCTTCCTACGGAGAGTGGGGAAGCGGCCGTCATCGCGCAGCACGCCCCTGACGTCGACATCTTCTTGTTCCACACGCGCGACGATGCGCTTCCGTTGGTCCAGATCGATCCCGCCTTCTCGCGCTTCATGAAGCTCGGCCCGCTCGGCAAGGTGATCATCAACGGCGTCTCGAAGATTGCGACAGCGCTGATCTTTGATCTCCCGTCACGACGGATGGCGAAGGCCTGGCGCGCCGCCGGTGGCACTGCCGGCCATTACCGATTTGACTGGAAGCCGGACCACACCGACTTCGGTGCGCCGCACTGCATGGAACTTCCGTTCCTGTTCGGCTCGGACGACGACTGGGCAGACGCCCCGATGCTCGGTGAGTACGCCGGAAACGCCAACGCGCGTCTGCCGATCGGACGGCAACTCCGGGCTGCGTGGGCACAGTTCGCCCATGATGGAACCATGCCCGCCGAGACCTCTTATCTTCGTCGGCTGAGCTGA
- a CDS encoding flavin-containing monooxygenase, with protein MTAAQVAVVGAGPAGVAMAVSLRDRGLHPLLIDKGEVAASWRRRYDRLKLNTGRRFSHLPNRPYPRGTPTFPHRDQVVHYLDRHAREAGIKLWLGTEITRIDRHDNRWLLRAATSDIAAQQVVVATGEQHAPQLPDWPAVDQFTGELLHSSEYRNPESYRGSKVLVVGAGASGLEIAHDLSAGGADHVWLAVRTPPNIMLRSMPGGLPADWVALPLYHAPTCIADAVARAARRTSIGDLSQFGLPIPDEGVFTRDRRLGQSPTLVDMDVIDAIKNGSIEVVSAVESFDADKVLLADGTKLSADVVIAATGYRRDLTSLLGHLGVLDDNGRPLVMGKTAAAPGLRFFGYLSRPALIGHFGKQAQRVAKRIAMELSAGR; from the coding sequence ATGACCGCGGCACAAGTCGCGGTGGTGGGCGCGGGGCCGGCCGGCGTGGCAATGGCCGTCAGCTTGCGCGACCGGGGTCTGCACCCGCTGCTGATCGACAAAGGCGAGGTGGCAGCGTCCTGGCGCAGACGTTATGACCGCCTCAAGCTCAATACCGGAAGACGGTTCTCACATCTACCGAATCGCCCTTACCCCAGGGGAACACCGACATTTCCACACCGCGACCAGGTGGTGCATTATCTCGACCGCCACGCCCGCGAGGCAGGCATCAAGCTCTGGCTGGGCACGGAGATAACGCGCATTGACCGACACGACAACAGGTGGCTACTGCGTGCGGCGACCAGCGACATCGCTGCTCAGCAAGTAGTGGTGGCAACAGGTGAACAGCATGCGCCCCAGCTTCCCGACTGGCCGGCCGTCGACCAGTTCACCGGCGAGCTCCTGCACTCCTCGGAATACCGCAATCCCGAGAGCTACCGCGGCAGCAAGGTTCTCGTTGTCGGCGCGGGCGCCTCAGGGCTGGAGATCGCACACGACCTGTCGGCCGGCGGCGCCGACCACGTGTGGCTGGCGGTCCGGACGCCGCCCAACATCATGTTGAGGTCCATGCCGGGCGGCCTGCCGGCTGACTGGGTTGCGCTGCCGTTGTATCACGCTCCGACGTGCATTGCCGATGCGGTCGCCCGGGCAGCGCGCCGGACCAGCATCGGTGACCTCAGCCAGTTCGGGCTGCCAATCCCGGACGAGGGTGTGTTCACGCGTGATCGCCGTCTGGGGCAATCCCCCACGCTGGTCGACATGGATGTGATCGACGCCATCAAGAACGGTTCGATCGAAGTGGTGAGCGCCGTCGAGTCTTTCGATGCCGACAAGGTGTTGCTCGCCGACGGAACCAAGCTGAGTGCCGACGTCGTCATCGCCGCGACGGGGTATCGCCGAGACCTGACCTCACTGCTCGGCCACCTGGGCGTCCTCGACGACAACGGCAGGCCGTTGGTCATGGGCAAGACTGCTGCCGCTCCGGGGCTGCGTTTCTTCGGCTACCTCAGCCGGCCCGCCTTGATCGGCCACTTCGGCAAGCAGGCACAGCGAGTGGCCAAGAGGATCGCCATGGAATTGAGTGCCGGGCGGTAA
- a CDS encoding cytochrome P450: MNTSVVDGAAKVLTDPTAYADDDRLHAALRHLRERNPVAWVNHPPYRPFWAITKHADIVAIERDNDLFISAPRPVLTPSGPEDLMKAAQDAGTGMRTLVQMDGAHHRKMRAIGADWFRPAAMRDLTAQVNQLARRFVDKMRDIGPECDFVTDIAVGFPLYVILSLLGLPESDFPLMHELTQEMFGRDDTGHQRGHGAADTLEVMEDFLNYFATLTASRREKPTGDIASAIANGRIDGEPLSDMDTASYYVLVAAAGHDTTKDAISGGLRALIENPSELQRLTQNLTLMPTAVEEMIRWSTPVKEFMRTATADTVVRGVDINEGDAVYLAYVSGNRDEEVFDRPFRFDVGRNPNRHLSFGQGVHFCLGAALARMEISSLYRELLPRLVSIELAGKPELAATTFVGGLKHLPIRYSLV, translated from the coding sequence ATGAACACATCCGTGGTGGATGGTGCCGCCAAAGTGCTGACTGATCCGACCGCATACGCCGACGACGACCGGCTGCACGCAGCACTGCGCCACTTGCGCGAACGCAATCCCGTTGCGTGGGTGAACCATCCGCCGTACCGACCGTTCTGGGCGATCACCAAGCACGCGGACATCGTGGCGATCGAGCGTGACAACGACCTGTTCATCAGTGCTCCCCGGCCGGTCCTCACGCCCTCCGGTCCCGAGGATCTGATGAAGGCAGCCCAAGACGCAGGAACCGGCATGCGCACCCTGGTCCAGATGGACGGCGCACACCATCGCAAGATGCGTGCGATCGGGGCGGACTGGTTCCGTCCCGCGGCAATGCGCGACTTGACGGCGCAGGTGAACCAACTGGCCAGGCGCTTTGTCGACAAAATGCGCGACATCGGACCGGAATGCGACTTCGTGACCGACATAGCAGTCGGGTTTCCGCTCTACGTGATCCTGTCCTTGCTCGGTCTTCCCGAGTCGGACTTTCCTCTCATGCACGAGCTGACCCAGGAGATGTTCGGCCGCGACGACACTGGACACCAGCGGGGCCACGGAGCCGCGGACACCCTCGAGGTGATGGAGGATTTCCTCAACTACTTCGCCACGCTGACGGCGTCACGTCGTGAAAAGCCTACCGGTGACATCGCCTCGGCGATCGCAAACGGCCGCATCGACGGCGAACCGCTCTCCGACATGGACACTGCGTCCTACTACGTGCTCGTGGCCGCTGCCGGCCACGACACCACCAAGGACGCCATTTCCGGCGGGCTGCGAGCATTAATCGAAAACCCGAGTGAATTACAACGATTGACGCAAAACCTCACGCTGATGCCGACCGCGGTCGAGGAGATGATCCGGTGGAGCACGCCTGTCAAGGAATTCATGCGCACCGCTACCGCCGACACGGTGGTGCGAGGTGTCGACATCAATGAAGGAGATGCGGTGTATCTGGCGTATGTGTCCGGCAACCGCGACGAAGAGGTATTCGACCGTCCGTTTCGCTTCGATGTCGGCCGTAACCCGAACAGGCACTTGTCCTTCGGGCAGGGCGTGCACTTCTGTCTCGGGGCCGCACTGGCGCGGATGGAGATCAGCAGTCTCTACCGGGAACTGCTGCCTCGACTGGTGTCGATCGAGCTCGCGGGCAAGCCTGAATTGGCCGCAACGACATTTGTCGGCGGCCTCAAGCACCTGCCAATTCGCTACTCACTCGTATGA
- a CDS encoding VOC family protein gives MSYIVDSHHITMSVGGAREDIDFHVGVLGLQLIKRTVLFDGAIPIYHLYYSNAEGDPSAVLTTFPFAQAGMYGRRGTNQAREVLLAAPADSLNYWSARLNTRAADVRDATVFDRRRLLFRHPCGIEYQLVEVDDDPRRGYSGNGVPEEYAIHGIYGLGIHVTGLDTAVEFAADHLGAREGLTEGDRLALAAGKSGLGGAVELVVNRTDAPGTWTHGAGTIHHFAWNADTLENQADLKFEIEGAGYTDMSEVRDRRYFKSVYVRSPGGALFELAVTHNEGGWDCDESPLELGKRFQLPEQFEARREEILGRLEPIGL, from the coding sequence ATGTCCTACATCGTCGACAGCCATCACATCACCATGTCGGTGGGCGGAGCCCGGGAAGACATCGACTTCCACGTCGGGGTGCTCGGGCTGCAGCTGATCAAACGAACGGTGCTGTTCGATGGAGCGATCCCGATCTATCACCTGTATTACAGCAACGCCGAGGGCGATCCGAGCGCGGTGCTCACCACGTTCCCGTTCGCCCAGGCCGGGATGTACGGCAGACGCGGTACCAACCAGGCACGTGAGGTCCTGCTCGCAGCCCCTGCGGATTCATTGAATTACTGGTCCGCGCGATTGAACACCCGGGCGGCAGATGTCCGGGACGCAACGGTATTCGATCGTCGCCGCCTGTTGTTCCGACATCCGTGCGGCATCGAGTATCAGCTGGTCGAGGTCGACGATGACCCTCGTCGTGGGTATAGCGGCAACGGCGTACCCGAGGAGTACGCCATCCATGGAATCTACGGCCTCGGTATACATGTGACGGGGCTGGACACCGCCGTAGAGTTCGCCGCCGATCATCTCGGTGCACGCGAGGGGTTGACCGAAGGTGACCGGCTTGCCTTGGCGGCAGGAAAGTCCGGCCTCGGCGGCGCGGTCGAACTCGTTGTCAATCGCACGGACGCGCCGGGGACGTGGACCCACGGCGCTGGGACCATACACCACTTCGCTTGGAATGCAGACACTCTCGAGAATCAAGCGGACCTGAAATTCGAGATCGAGGGTGCAGGCTACACCGATATGTCCGAGGTACGAGACCGCAGGTACTTCAAGTCGGTGTACGTCAGGTCGCCCGGCGGCGCCCTGTTCGAACTGGCCGTGACACACAACGAGGGTGGATGGGACTGCGACGAGTCGCCGCTGGAGCTGGGCAAGCGATTCCAGCTGCCGGAGCAGTTCGAGGCACGACGCGAGGAAATCCTCGGGCGGCTAGAGCCGATCGGACTCTGA
- a CDS encoding FAD-binding oxidoreductase: MHKTGLVAAAHSDLTSRTDATRVQIPDGAPLVWNAAVQHRPALIVRPESSQDVQQAIRVARARGMRLSVLGGGHDWAGRAVCDGGLVIDMSGMRSVTVDADSQVATVRGGVTAADLIDTLAPYGVVAVTGNCGGVGMAGLTLGGGYGPLNGRFGLAIDNLLGVEIVLADGRIVTADARHEPELFWALRGGGGNFGVVTAMKLRLHPLDQLIGGMITFPWSQGATVWSGLGAVLSTAPEELTVLSGLLRGPDGQPAVFLAPAWTGDQRGGEAALDALGKLGTPLTTQVAPMTYREWLRLFDTWDVRGQHWAIRTRTVADFTPGVIDTLLEAGLKLPALPSGISIHHCHGASTRVAPDETAFAYRSPHFVVEVVAGWETGDGAAHRAWSDAAAAALAPHAMPGGYQNLLGPEDHEQIVNAHGDNALRLAAAKSHYDPDGIFNAIPLPSKAR; encoded by the coding sequence ATGCACAAAACTGGTTTGGTAGCCGCGGCGCACAGCGACCTGACGAGCCGGACTGATGCCACCCGGGTGCAGATACCCGACGGTGCACCGTTGGTCTGGAATGCCGCGGTGCAACATCGTCCGGCACTGATCGTGCGACCCGAGTCGTCCCAGGACGTACAGCAAGCCATCCGGGTGGCACGTGCGCGTGGGATGCGGCTATCCGTGCTCGGCGGCGGCCACGACTGGGCAGGTCGCGCGGTGTGTGACGGCGGCCTCGTGATCGACATGTCCGGGATGCGAAGTGTCACCGTCGATGCCGATTCGCAGGTCGCAACAGTGCGCGGGGGCGTCACAGCCGCTGACCTGATCGACACACTTGCGCCGTACGGGGTGGTAGCTGTCACCGGCAACTGCGGTGGCGTTGGCATGGCCGGACTTACCCTCGGCGGGGGCTACGGACCACTCAACGGGCGGTTCGGCCTTGCCATCGACAACCTGCTCGGCGTTGAGATTGTCCTTGCAGACGGTCGAATCGTCACAGCCGACGCGAGGCACGAGCCGGAGCTGTTCTGGGCACTGCGCGGCGGCGGTGGCAACTTCGGCGTGGTGACCGCGATGAAGCTGCGGTTGCATCCACTCGATCAGTTGATCGGCGGAATGATCACGTTTCCGTGGTCGCAGGGTGCGACGGTGTGGAGCGGGCTGGGTGCAGTGTTGTCGACTGCGCCGGAAGAACTGACCGTACTCAGCGGTCTGCTTCGCGGCCCTGACGGACAACCGGCGGTTTTTCTTGCCCCGGCCTGGACCGGCGATCAACGTGGCGGCGAAGCCGCTCTCGATGCACTCGGCAAGCTTGGAACACCGCTGACCACACAGGTCGCCCCAATGACCTATCGCGAATGGCTCCGCCTGTTCGACACGTGGGATGTCCGTGGACAGCACTGGGCGATTCGCACTCGCACGGTCGCGGACTTCACGCCGGGGGTCATCGATACACTCCTCGAGGCCGGTCTGAAACTGCCCGCGCTGCCGAGTGGCATCTCGATCCACCACTGCCACGGCGCGTCGACCCGCGTGGCCCCAGACGAGACCGCGTTCGCGTACCGCAGCCCACATTTCGTCGTCGAGGTCGTCGCCGGCTGGGAAACCGGGGACGGCGCCGCCCACCGCGCCTGGTCCGACGCAGCGGCGGCGGCACTTGCACCACACGCGATGCCCGGTGGCTACCAGAACCTTCTCGGCCCAGAGGATCACGAGCAGATCGTAAATGCCCACGGCGACAACGCACTACGGCTCGCGGCCGCGAAATCCCACTATGACCCCGATGGAATCTTCAACGCCATTCCGCTTCCTTCCAAAGCGCGCTGA
- a CDS encoding thiamine pyrophosphate-dependent enzyme, whose amino-acid sequence MTDTDSAKNGADILLEQLEAQRVDCIFASPISVMAPIWEAFSRHGKNMKLRYFRCRHELLAVSLASGYYKATGRSQVVFLPTSLGVQNGSMGLNTALQERTPMTVLSPDTLSYGDDPDGDPGAEWPALLTDHAGPARNAEAVTKWSKRARTPSDLAYETRRAKFLAESVPMGPTLLEVPFQLLMGNGHPDIPAWFSPTPVVATPQHIDRVAQILSGATYPIIITEHGGRTDDDRAALLRIAEALAAPVFEFWMPAYHNFPRTHPLYRAGSPDKVLGEVDAVLLAGCNGLWHPPHAALRPGCAVIHLDQDPLRPRAAYWGYPTTEAVAGDLSLNLAALAANLRTRAASRPGGSRPWAGCTQGIHSNQTDEPHETASETTDSVTVTELFDALQEALPENAICVDEITSQVPQMIQFLYARKPFQQYRGWAGALGTGLGSALGVKLACPDRLVVCIIGDGAWHYNPVPAALGFAQEYGVPLLIVLCNNRQYASQNWNFRKYFPDSAAVREENFVGDVIQPTPDYVKQAEAYGGTGECVQNSDALRPALQRALEAVISGRTFLLDAIVNP is encoded by the coding sequence GTGACGGACACAGATTCGGCTAAGAACGGCGCGGACATACTGCTGGAACAGTTGGAAGCCCAACGCGTGGACTGTATTTTCGCCTCCCCCATCTCAGTGATGGCGCCGATATGGGAGGCGTTTTCCCGGCACGGGAAGAACATGAAGCTAAGGTACTTCCGCTGCCGCCACGAACTGCTGGCGGTGAGCCTGGCGTCGGGCTATTACAAGGCCACCGGACGCAGCCAGGTTGTCTTCCTGCCGACCTCGCTGGGCGTTCAGAACGGTTCGATGGGACTGAACACCGCGCTTCAGGAACGTACGCCCATGACAGTGCTGTCGCCGGACACGCTCAGCTACGGCGACGACCCAGACGGTGACCCGGGCGCTGAGTGGCCCGCACTGCTCACCGACCATGCCGGCCCGGCGCGCAATGCCGAAGCGGTGACGAAATGGTCGAAACGTGCCCGCACGCCATCAGATCTGGCCTATGAAACCCGGCGGGCGAAATTCCTCGCCGAGTCCGTCCCGATGGGGCCAACGCTGCTGGAGGTTCCCTTTCAGTTGTTGATGGGCAACGGCCACCCTGACATCCCCGCGTGGTTTTCCCCGACACCGGTTGTCGCAACACCACAACACATCGACCGGGTAGCCCAAATTCTCTCGGGCGCGACCTATCCCATCATCATCACCGAACACGGCGGGCGAACCGACGACGACCGCGCTGCCCTGTTGCGCATCGCCGAGGCGCTTGCGGCGCCCGTTTTTGAGTTCTGGATGCCCGCCTATCACAATTTTCCACGAACGCATCCGTTGTACCGAGCAGGTTCGCCTGACAAGGTCCTCGGCGAAGTCGACGCCGTCCTGCTGGCCGGCTGCAACGGGCTCTGGCATCCACCCCATGCGGCGCTGCGCCCGGGCTGCGCCGTCATTCACCTCGATCAGGACCCGCTGCGCCCACGCGCCGCATATTGGGGCTACCCCACCACCGAGGCCGTCGCGGGAGATCTATCGCTCAATCTGGCCGCCCTGGCCGCCAATCTCCGAACGCGCGCGGCCTCACGGCCCGGCGGTTCCCGACCGTGGGCCGGCTGTACGCAAGGCATCCACTCCAACCAGACCGACGAACCACATGAGACCGCGTCTGAGACAACCGATTCCGTGACAGTCACCGAATTGTTCGACGCGTTACAGGAGGCACTGCCCGAGAACGCGATCTGCGTCGATGAGATCACCTCCCAAGTGCCACAGATGATCCAATTCCTATACGCCCGCAAACCGTTTCAGCAGTACCGCGGTTGGGCGGGAGCATTGGGTACCGGTCTGGGCAGCGCACTCGGCGTCAAACTTGCATGCCCGGACCGGCTCGTCGTGTGCATCATCGGTGACGGTGCCTGGCACTACAACCCCGTTCCGGCGGCCCTTGGATTCGCACAAGAGTACGGGGTTCCGTTGCTCATCGTGTTGTGCAACAACCGGCAGTACGCATCCCAGAACTGGAATTTCCGCAAGTACTTCCCCGACAGCGCTGCGGTTCGCGAAGAGAACTTTGTCGGCGACGTCATCCAACCCACGCCGGACTATGTGAAACAGGCCGAAGCCTACGGCGGCACCGGTGAATGCGTACAGAACTCCGATGCGCTGCGCCCGGCACTGCAACGCGCACTAGAAGCCGTCATCTCGGGCCGAACATTTCTGCTCGACGCCATCGTCAACCCGTAG
- a CDS encoding helix-turn-helix domain-containing protein yields the protein MIASAFELLDHVGALEPVRLLDLANASGIPRETVRRLLQQLIVVGAVSRDGTRYRLGASLLGLGARVSPERRLRVAARRPLAELAAATGAAVQLSATIGGEAVFLDVVDARIPLEFTAVPGAQVPPGTATARAYRELARPAPIVDAGEVLADLSCVAVAIPLGNDVTAAVSALVAERRPPLGLLAATRATGARITNLIRSAETPVGPQKLTQ from the coding sequence GTGATTGCCAGCGCTTTCGAACTGTTGGATCACGTCGGGGCGCTGGAACCGGTGCGGCTGCTCGACCTCGCGAACGCGAGTGGCATCCCGAGGGAAACCGTACGTCGGCTGTTGCAGCAGCTGATCGTGGTCGGGGCGGTCAGTCGCGACGGCACCCGATATCGGCTCGGCGCGAGCCTACTTGGGCTGGGTGCGCGAGTGAGCCCGGAGCGACGATTACGGGTGGCAGCCCGTCGGCCGCTCGCCGAGCTGGCAGCCGCCACTGGGGCCGCCGTGCAGTTATCCGCAACGATCGGCGGTGAGGCTGTGTTCCTGGATGTGGTAGACGCTCGAATTCCGTTGGAGTTCACCGCCGTACCCGGAGCTCAGGTACCGCCGGGCACTGCGACCGCGCGGGCCTACCGCGAACTGGCCCGTCCCGCACCCATAGTCGATGCCGGCGAGGTGCTGGCCGATCTGAGCTGTGTCGCAGTGGCGATCCCACTCGGCAACGATGTAACGGCGGCTGTGTCGGCTCTCGTCGCCGAACGCCGACCACCGCTCGGACTGCTGGCCGCAACCAGGGCCACCGGCGCCCGCATCACCAACCTCATCCGATCGGCCGAAACGCCGGTCGGCCCACAAAAGCTCACTCAGTGA